The Pseudomonadota bacterium genomic sequence ATGATGGTGTGACCGGAAGCGGCCGTGTGCCGTGCAGCCAAGGATCGCTGATCGATGGACGAGAGCCTCTGGAGCCTCTTCGATGCGTGGGAACGCGTACTCGAACAGACCTACGCGGCGCAGCGCTTACACGCGCCGGGGCCACAGCGCAGCGCGCGCACGGGGCGTCCCCTGGCTGTGCCCACGTCGTTGATCACGCTCGAGTCCTTGATGGGTAACGTCACCCGCTCAGGAGTGGGGGGGCCGGCCAGGCGCGCCGTCCTGGATCTGCCCGCCACCGATGAGTGGGATCTCGACTGAGGGTGACGCGCCGATCCCAGCCTCCATCATTCCGCGCCGCCTGATGAAGAAGATCTTATGCCTCCCGAACGTTTCCGCATGCCCGCTCGCGCACAGGCGGGGCGCATGGCCTGGGTGCTGTTGCCTTGGCTCGTGCTCTGCGCGGCCGGCACGACGGCGGCCCCGGAGATGAGCGGGGCAGGATCCGCAGTGCCCGCTGACCTCGCGCAACTTGACCCATGGCTCGCCGCGCGCGAGGCGGCCGTCGGCGATGTGCGCGAAGGCACGGAGAAGCAGATCGTCTGGCACGGCGGGGAGGTGCGACGCCGTCCCCTGGCCGTGGTGTATCTGCACGGGTTCTCCGCGACGCGCCAGGAGACCCGCCCTATGGCCGATCTGCTGGCCGACGCCCTGGGCGCGAATCTCTTCTACACCCGGTTGAGTGGTCATGGACGCAGCGGCGCCGCCATGGCGCAGGCGAGCGTCGACGACTGGCTCGAGGATGGCCGCGAGGCGCTCGCCATCGCCAGCCAACTCGGTGATGAGGTGATCGTCGTCGGTTGTTCGACCGGCGCCACCCTGGCGACGGCCCTCGCGATGGGGGAGGAGCTGAACCGGTCGGCCGTCAAGGCGATGGTGTTCGTGTCGCCGAACTTCGGCGTAGCCAATCGCAGCGCACGGGTATTCCTGTGGCCGCTCGGCGATCTGATCGCGCGCGTCGTGGGGGGCGAGCAACGTGAGTTCACCCCGGAGAACGAGGCCCACGCGCGCTACTGGACCACCCGCTACCCCACCGCTGCGGTCGGCACCATGATGCGACTCCTGCAACGGGTGGAGCGCGGTGACCCCGCCGCCATGGCCATGCCCGTGTTGAGCTTTTACTCGCCGGCGGATCAGGTGTTGAACGTCGCGGCGGTGATCGCGCTGCACGAGCGCTTCCCCAATCCCCGCAATCGCCTCCAGGCCGTGGAGGGAGCGGGCGATAAGAGCCAACACGTGCTCGCCGGCGACGCCTTGTCGCCGCAGACCAGTGCGCCGCTGGCCGAGCAGGCCTACCAGTTTGTGCTGTCCCTGGACCGACCGGGACCGGGCTAGCACTTACCTATCCTGAACGTTAGTCATCGCTCGGCACCGGGCAGAGGGATTCGCACCCTTGGATCGTAAGTGGGTTGTCTTTGTCGTCGTCGTTTTCGGCGTGTTCGTCTCCGTCGTCGACAACAGCGCCACGGTGGTCGCCTTGCCGACGTTGGCGCAGCTGTTCGGCACCGATCTGCCAACGGTGCAGTGGGTCACGGTGGGCAACGGGCTCACGATCGCCGCCTTGCTCGTGCCCATGGGGCGGCTCGGTGACCTGATCGGGCGCAAACTCGTCTACCTCATCGGCTTTGCCACCTTCGTGGCGGGATCCCTGGTGGCCTGGTCGGCCACCTCCATCGAGATGCTGATCCTGGCCCGCGTGGTGACGGGGGTCGGCGCTGCTGCTGCCCAGGGTAACTCCGTGGCGATTCTTGCCAACGCGTTCGAGAGTCGTGAGCGCGGTCGCGTGCTGGGCATGCAGATGGGTGTCGTCGGCGTCGGGGCGATCGTGGGGCCAGCGCTCGGCGGGTGGGTGATCGGCACGCTCGGCTGGCGTCAGGTGTTTCTCGGCGTCGCCGTGGCCGGCATCGCAGTGTTGATCTGTGCCCAGGCCGTGCTGCGTCGGCGCAAGGTGCGGCCCGTCGAGCAGGCACTTCGCTTCGATTGGCTGGGCGCCGCGCTCTCCGCCATGTTCCTGGTGGCGTTCCTGGTCAGCCTGTCGAGTGGCGCGCGGGTGGGCTGGTCATCGCCCCACCTGTGGGCGGGGCTGGCGCTCGCCTCGGTGTTGCTCGTGTTGTTCATCTGGCGCGAGCGGGTGGCCGCGGAGCCGATGCTGGATCTGCGCCTGTTTGCCATTCCCATCGTCGCCATGGGTGTGCTCGGCACCCTGACCACCTTCATGGGAT encodes the following:
- a CDS encoding alpha/beta fold hydrolase, whose product is MPARAQAGRMAWVLLPWLVLCAAGTTAAPEMSGAGSAVPADLAQLDPWLAAREAAVGDVREGTEKQIVWHGGEVRRRPLAVVYLHGFSATRQETRPMADLLADALGANLFYTRLSGHGRSGAAMAQASVDDWLEDGREALAIASQLGDEVIVVGCSTGATLATALAMGEELNRSAVKAMVFVSPNFGVANRSARVFLWPLGDLIARVVGGEQREFTPENEAHARYWTTRYPTAAVGTMMRLLQRVERGDPAAMAMPVLSFYSPADQVLNVAAVIALHERFPNPRNRLQAVEGAGDKSQHVLAGDALSPQTSAPLAEQAYQFVLSLDRPGPG
- a CDS encoding MFS transporter; this encodes MDRKWVVFVVVVFGVFVSVVDNSATVVALPTLAQLFGTDLPTVQWVTVGNGLTIAALLVPMGRLGDLIGRKLVYLIGFATFVAGSLVAWSATSIEMLILARVVTGVGAAAAQGNSVAILANAFESRERGRVLGMQMGVVGVGAIVGPALGGWVIGTLGWRQVFLGVAVAGIAVLICAQAVLRRRKVRPVEQALRFDWLGAALSAMFLVAFLVSLSSGARVGWSSPHLWAGLALASVLLVLFIWRERVAAEPMLDLRLFAIPIVAMGVLGTLTTFMGLAAMRYLVPFHVQSVLALDATATGLVLVPAAIVTAIASPITGGLSDRLGARRFAHLGLAVCVVGLIALGLVGPTSSVTFVIIAMMVTSFGAAAFHAPNTSSVINAVPREHYGVVSGFTNLARNAGNVVGIALATAAVSVVMAGAGFAPTLDPAAVPAAEEARAAVVASFDGGARAAFWLLAAIVCAVLVCSLRFARDPVSTEDAEPPAASAS